A genomic segment from Aegilops tauschii subsp. strangulata cultivar AL8/78 chromosome 1, Aet v6.0, whole genome shotgun sequence encodes:
- the LOC109752778 gene encoding mitochondrial dicarboxylate/tricarboxylate transporter DTC yields MADAKQQQAAAPTGVWKTIKPFVNGGASGMLATCVIQPIDMIKVKIQLGEGSAAQVAKTMYANEGLGSFYKGLSAGLLRQATYTTARLGSFRVLTNKAIEANDGKPLPLVQKAFIGLTAGAIGACVGSPADLALIRMQADSTLPAAQRRHYKNAFHALYRITADEGVLALWKGAGPTVVRAMSLNMGMLASYDQSVELFRDKLGAGEYQTVIGASAISGFCAAACSLPFDYVKTQIQKMQPDATGKYPYTGSLDCAMQTLKTGGPFKFYSGFPVYCVRIAPHVMMTWLFLNQIQKYQKKIGI; encoded by the exons ATGGCGGACGCGAAGCAGCAGCAGGCCGCGGCGCCCACTGGCGTCTGGAAGACGATCAAGCCATTCGTCAATGGCGGCGCCTCCGGGATGCTCGCCACCTGCGTCATCCAGCCCATCGACATGATCAAG GTGAAGATCCAGTTGGGCGAGGGATCTGCAGCTCAGGTCGCAAAGACCATGTATGCTAATGAGGGCCTTGGTTCCTTTTACAAG GGTTTGTCAGCTGGTTTACTAAGGCAAGCGACCTATACGACAGCTCGTCTTGGATCCTTCAG GGTTTTGACAAACAAAGCAATTGAGGCAAATGATGGGAAGCCATTGCCACTTGTTCAGAAAGCTTTTATTGGTCTGACTGCTGGAGCGATTGGCGCATGTGTGGGCAGTCCTGCTGATTTGGCACTCATTAGGATGCAAGCTGACTCGACCCTACCAGCAGCACAGCGGCGTCACTACAAGAATGCATTCCATGCACTCTACCGTATCACCGCTGATGAAGGCGTCCTTGCGCTTTGGAAGGGTGCAGGCCCAACTGTGGTGAGAGCCATGTCACTGAATATGGGTATGCTTGCGTCCTATGATCAAAGTGTTGAGCTGTTCAGAGACAAATTGGGTGCCGGGGAATATCAGACTGTTATTG GAGCCAGTGCCATTTCTGGATTCTGTGCGGCTGCTTGCAGTCTGCCCTTTGATTACGTGAAAACACAAATTCAGAAGATGCAACCTGATGCCACTGGCAAGTACCCATACACTGGGTCTTTGGACTGCGCCATGCAAACCTTGAAGACCGGTGGCCCATTTAAGTTCTACTCCGGTTTCCCTGTATATTGTGTCAGGATCGCCCCGCATGTCATG ATGACGTGGCTCTTCTTGAATCAAATCCAGAAGTACCAGAAGAAGATCGGCATATAA